The Prodigiosinella aquatilis region CGCACCGCAATAATCCGGGGAGCATACTCATTCAGTTTGACTGCCACCTCTGCTGGCAGGTAGTTTTCTGGTAGCGGATTACGCGGGCCATGATTAAGAAAATCGCCAAGTAAAACCAGCCATTGCGCACCACTGCGTTCAAAATGCGTCAATACTGTTTCCGTCGCCGTAAGCGAGCCGTGCAGATCAGATGCAAACATCAGTTTCATGGTTAATTCCCGAAGTGTCTTGGAAAAAGATCAGACCAAGAGAAGTTTACCAAAACATTTGTCCGTCGTGATTGCAAAATCCTCATGCGTCATTTGCTGTCGGCAAAGACGTCAATGGTCGAATAATTCCCTGCATTACCGGGTTATCACTTTCATCTTTCAGTTGTACGCCGGATAAGCGACGTTGAAAAGCGTGTTCCAGCAACCAGGCCAGTTTGTAGGCCGCCTGAGGGTAATTCAACCCCTCTGGACGGATATTGGAAATGCAATTGCGCTCCGATTCCAGACGGCAGGTATTTGGATCCCAGGTCATATAAATACTCAAACTGTCCGGCGATGACAGACCGGGCCGTTCTCCAATCAGTATTGCTACCATCCTCGCCTGCAAACATTCACCAATATCATCACCTAACGCCACCCTGGCCTGATGTGCCAATACAATCGGCGCCAACGTCAATTCCAGTTGTGCAACATAGGGCAACACAGCCTGAATCAGCGGCAATGCCTGACGATGAACCGCCTTGGAAGACAGACCATCACCCACCACCAGTAACAGATCGGCCGGTTGATCGGCAACCGCGAGTAATAGCTCACGACTATCCGACGACAAACGGCGCCCAAGATCTGGGCGACACAAATACTGTTCACGACTCTCTGCCGCGCTGTGTACCGTCAATGTTTTCAATCCTTCCTCGTGCAGTGAATTTGCTAGCATTTCACTGTCAAAAGGCTGATGTACTGCATCTCTCGCTCGCGCATGAGCCAGACCGAATTTCAGTAGTTCATCGGTTGGCATACTGGCACCGGTACGTCCCAAGGCGATACGCGCGGCGGTGTATTC contains the following coding sequences:
- the eutC gene encoding ethanolamine ammonia-lyase subunit EutC; its protein translation is MKPVVHPNPWQELREYTAARIALGRTGASMPTDELLKFGLAHARARDAVHQPFDSEMLANSLHEEGLKTLTVHSAAESREQYLCRPDLGRRLSSDSRELLLAVADQPADLLLVVGDGLSSKAVHRQALPLIQAVLPYVAQLELTLAPIVLAHQARVALGDDIGECLQARMVAILIGERPGLSSPDSLSIYMTWDPNTCRLESERNCISNIRPEGLNYPQAAYKLAWLLEHAFQRRLSGVQLKDESDNPVMQGIIRPLTSLPTANDA